One genomic window of Campylobacter curvus includes the following:
- the maeA gene encoding oxaloacetate-decarboxylating malate dehydrogenase yields MQGTGIITLAAILCGLEISKEKLKDQIYVCFGAGTAGAGIVNRVYLEMLQQGVSETEAKSKFYLVDKQGLLFDDMDDLTPEQKSFARKREEFMDPDTLISLAAVVKRVHPTILVGTSTTPHTFTKEIVQEMSKHTARPMIFPLSNPTELAEATANDLIAWSDGKALVATGIPVEPVVYKGVTYEIGQANNALMYPGLGLGVMSVDASLLTDKMISAAAHSLKGMIDTDKLGAALLPPVSRLTQFSQVVAEAVATTAIAQGLNKDKVKDAKTAVLNFRWKPAYEA; encoded by the coding sequence ATGCAAGGCACAGGCATCATCACCTTAGCCGCTATCTTGTGCGGGCTTGAAATTTCAAAAGAAAAGCTAAAAGATCAAATTTACGTCTGCTTTGGCGCGGGGACTGCAGGAGCGGGCATAGTAAATCGCGTCTATCTCGAGATGCTACAACAAGGCGTGAGCGAGACCGAGGCGAAGTCTAAATTTTATCTAGTAGATAAGCAAGGGCTGCTCTTTGACGATATGGACGATCTTACGCCGGAGCAAAAGTCTTTTGCAAGGAAACGAGAGGAATTTATGGATCCGGATACTCTCATAAGCCTCGCTGCAGTCGTCAAAAGAGTGCATCCGACGATCCTTGTAGGCACATCGACCACGCCTCATACATTTACCAAAGAGATAGTCCAAGAGATGTCAAAGCACACGGCGCGCCCTATGATATTTCCTCTAAGCAACCCGACCGAGCTAGCCGAAGCTACGGCGAACGACCTTATAGCGTGGAGCGACGGCAAGGCGCTAGTAGCCACCGGCATCCCGGTAGAGCCGGTCGTTTATAAGGGCGTTACATACGAGATAGGACAGGCGAATAACGCGCTGATGTATCCTGGCCTCGGGCTTGGAGTGATGTCTGTCGACGCTTCGTTGCTCACTGATAAAATGATAAGTGCGGCGGCACACTCCCTAAAAGGCATGATAGATACCGATAAGCTGGGGGCTGCACTCTTGCCGCCTGTATCGAGATTGACGCAGTTTTCTCAGGTCGTAGCCGAGGCGGTGGCTACTACCGCAATCGCTCAGGGCTTAAATAAAGACAAGGTAAAAGACGCCAAAACAGCTGTTTTAAATTTTAGATGGAAGCCTGCTTACGAGGCTTAG
- a CDS encoding flavocytochrome c, translating to MANKISRRDMLKMSMVGAGALALSGVNAVAASSEKDVKFDEEYDIVIVGTGFAGLSAALKASERGKKVLIVEKMGRAGGNSVINGGNMAAPMNKYQVAQGIKDSKELFIADAVKDGLGLNHTELLSTMFDKSNDAVALLEKCGAQFSDKLIFESGHSVARSLQATNASGSGYIQPMLKVLGEDKNVTIKTRTKFDDFVLNDAGKVVGILARENYKFDAKLFSDDMENTSGDKKAYKAKDGVLLAAGGFGRDLWYRQIQDPRIVPTIDSTNQQGSSAGAMLKATDLGAITLQTSWIQFLPYCSPDEKGFGAAVNFTNHCCNTYGITVNPKTGKRFMNEHAGRKIKSDACFAVIGKDENYPVNLCDQQAVDARNPIYTSRPLEAGVIWKFDTLDALAAHFKIPADALKESVKKYNEGVAAGKDEFGKPVDKLGGINISKPPFYASRTMPKVHHTCGGLEINTKAQVISYKTHKPIDGLYAAGEITGGVHGASRLGTYAILDCMVFGMIVGETM from the coding sequence ATGGCAAACAAGATCTCAAGACGCGATATGCTCAAAATGAGCATGGTCGGTGCCGGTGCGCTCGCACTAAGCGGCGTAAATGCAGTAGCGGCATCAAGCGAAAAAGACGTCAAATTTGACGAGGAGTATGACATAGTCATCGTAGGAACGGGCTTTGCAGGGCTCTCAGCCGCCTTAAAAGCCAGCGAGCGCGGCAAGAAGGTTTTGATAGTCGAGAAAATGGGCCGTGCGGGCGGAAATTCCGTCATAAACGGCGGAAATATGGCTGCTCCTATGAACAAATACCAAGTCGCTCAAGGCATAAAAGATAGCAAAGAGCTATTTATCGCTGATGCCGTAAAAGACGGGCTTGGACTAAATCACACCGAGCTTTTGAGCACGATGTTTGATAAAAGCAACGATGCCGTCGCACTCCTTGAAAAATGCGGCGCTCAGTTTTCAGATAAGCTGATATTTGAGAGCGGTCACAGCGTGGCTAGAAGCTTGCAAGCCACAAACGCTTCAGGCTCTGGCTATATCCAGCCTATGTTAAAAGTGCTTGGCGAGGATAAAAACGTCACTATCAAAACGAGGACGAAATTTGACGACTTCGTGCTAAACGACGCCGGGAAAGTGGTAGGAATTTTAGCTCGCGAGAACTATAAATTTGACGCCAAGCTCTTTAGCGACGACATGGAAAATACAAGCGGCGATAAAAAGGCCTATAAGGCTAAAGACGGCGTATTGCTGGCTGCAGGCGGCTTTGGACGCGACCTCTGGTATCGCCAGATCCAAGATCCTCGCATAGTGCCTACGATAGACAGCACCAACCAACAAGGCTCAAGCGCGGGAGCGATGCTAAAAGCGACCGATCTAGGCGCTATCACGCTTCAGACTTCGTGGATACAGTTCTTGCCATACTGCTCGCCTGATGAAAAGGGCTTTGGCGCAGCTGTGAATTTCACCAACCACTGCTGCAACACTTACGGCATAACGGTAAATCCAAAAACAGGCAAGCGCTTCATGAACGAGCATGCCGGTCGTAAGATCAAGTCAGACGCGTGCTTTGCAGTCATCGGCAAAGACGAGAACTACCCGGTCAACCTTTGCGACCAACAAGCAGTAGACGCGAGAAATCCTATCTACACATCTCGCCCGTTAGAGGCCGGCGTCATCTGGAAATTTGATACCCTTGACGCGCTCGCCGCGCATTTTAAGATCCCTGCTGATGCGCTCAAAGAAAGCGTCAAAAAATATAACGAAGGAGTAGCCGCAGGAAAAGACGAATTTGGCAAGCCGGTGGATAAACTAGGTGGCATAAACATCTCAAAACCACCATTTTATGCGAGTCGCACTATGCCAAAAGTCCACCACACTTGCGGAGGCCTCGAGATAAACACAAAGGCTCAAGTGATCTCTTATAAAACGCATAAGCCAATAGATGGTCTATATGCTGCAGGCGAGATAACAGGCGGTGTGCATGGAGCCAGCCGTCTGGGAACATACGCGATACTTGATTGTATGGTGTTTGGTATGATCGTCGGAGAGACGATGTAA
- a CDS encoding sensor histidine kinase, with protein sequence MLNKRHVLPIFLLYFLTSITFTVLFAGIFYQNEKMFIIDKDTFELRDLRRELQIKLDKHGELDDDDFDDFEAYVVDLKTGDVIEDDFDVRPNMPSSYEDGNSLVVQFNIADKNAQNEYYIAIKTTGVKTKLFRLKLKILFASLGVLAAVLLIAYFIIRLSLRPLYERIEFLDGFIRDTTHEINTPLSVILMSIELFKSDPAKYLSNIKTAATTIANLYEDLVALRLKNGANDEKERLDLTRMLSERIEYFSTSIEQKNINLKLDLANDVSLFTSKFKLRKIIDNLLSNAVKYCNEGGNISVNLTPGELNIKNSGKGIAKQNLPHIFELYTRFDEQNGGFGIGLNIVKKFCDELNFKITCQSDEKLTSFEVKFSKA encoded by the coding sequence ATGCTTAACAAACGCCATGTCCTGCCTATTTTCTTATTATATTTTTTAACGAGCATCACATTTACCGTCCTTTTTGCGGGCATATTTTATCAAAACGAAAAGATGTTCATCATCGATAAAGACACATTCGAGCTAAGAGACCTAAGACGCGAACTTCAGATCAAGCTCGACAAACACGGCGAGCTTGACGATGATGATTTCGATGACTTTGAGGCGTATGTCGTGGATCTAAAAACAGGCGATGTCATCGAAGACGACTTTGATGTAAGGCCAAATATGCCAAGTAGCTACGAGGATGGCAACAGCCTGGTCGTGCAGTTTAACATCGCCGATAAAAACGCTCAAAATGAATACTACATAGCCATCAAAACGACCGGCGTGAAAACGAAGCTTTTCAGGCTCAAGCTTAAAATTTTATTCGCCTCGCTGGGCGTTTTGGCGGCGGTCTTACTGATAGCTTATTTTATCATCAGGCTCTCTTTGCGCCCGCTTTATGAAAGGATAGAATTCCTAGATGGTTTCATACGCGACACCACGCACGAGATAAACACGCCTTTAAGCGTCATTTTGATGAGTATAGAGCTTTTTAAGAGCGATCCCGCCAAATACCTAAGCAACATCAAAACCGCGGCCACTACGATAGCAAATCTTTACGAGGACCTAGTCGCTTTGAGACTGAAAAACGGTGCAAATGATGAAAAAGAGCGGCTGGATTTAACTCGGATGCTAAGCGAGAGGATAGAGTATTTTAGCACCAGCATCGAGCAAAAAAATATAAATTTAAAGCTTGATCTAGCAAACGACGTATCGCTTTTCACCTCGAAATTCAAGCTAAGAAAGATCATCGACAACCTACTCTCAAACGCCGTAAAATACTGCAACGAAGGCGGAAATATCAGCGTAAATTTAACCCCCGGCGAGCTAAATATAAAAAATAGCGGCAAAGGTATCGCAAAGCAAAATTTACCGCATATTTTCGAGCTTTATACGAGATTTGACGAGCAAAACGGCGGCTTTGGCATAGGGCTGAATATCGTAAAGAAATTTTGCGACGAGCTGAATTTTAAAATAACCTGCCAAAGCGATGAAAAGCTCACATCCTTTGAAGTGAAATTTAGCAAGGCTTAG
- a CDS encoding response regulator transcription factor, whose translation MNKILIVEDENMLLDMMSTYLKSENFDVTSVKNYEDALNLAYEKCFDLWIFDVKIIGGNGFRLLKELRETGRNTPCIFTTSLNTLKDVQDGFVSGCDDYIKKPFELKELLLRVNNILRRTFVHNPKTRERIDENFSFDMAQGVLFKGDDIVSMPKKQAKLLSLLLKNKDKFLSRDEIYSEIWSYDESPSELSLRVYITGLRKILGKERIISQSKLGYKYA comes from the coding sequence ATGAATAAAATTTTGATCGTAGAAGACGAAAATATGCTGCTTGATATGATGAGCACGTATCTAAAAAGCGAAAATTTTGACGTCACAAGCGTAAAAAACTACGAAGACGCACTAAATTTAGCCTATGAAAAATGCTTTGATCTGTGGATATTTGACGTCAAGATCATCGGTGGCAACGGCTTTAGGCTGCTTAAAGAACTAAGAGAGACCGGCCGCAACACGCCTTGTATATTCACGACCTCGCTAAATACCCTAAAAGACGTGCAAGATGGCTTCGTAAGCGGTTGCGACGACTACATCAAAAAGCCATTTGAGCTTAAAGAGCTGCTTTTGCGCGTCAATAACATCCTGCGGCGCACCTTCGTGCATAATCCAAAAACCAGAGAACGCATAGATGAAAATTTCAGCTTTGACATGGCCCAGGGAGTTTTATTTAAAGGCGATGATATCGTGTCGATGCCTAAAAAACAAGCCAAACTGCTAAGCTTGCTGCTTAAAAACAAAGACAAATTCCTAAGCCGAGATGAAATTTATAGTGAAATTTGGAGCTACGATGAGAGCCCTAGCGAGCTAAGCCTTCGAGTCTACATCACGGGACTTAGGAAAATTTTAGGCAAGGAGCGCATCATCAGCCAGTCTAAGCTCGGATACAAATATGCTTAA
- a CDS encoding DUF1104 domain-containing protein, whose translation MKKIVLVAVLMAGSMFAASLEKSTNEELYAMMANADAKTLSDIAFEIDKRVGELKAQIKDTKRGFKSEMRKKLEAMSAADRYKFMQDFRTGYNEKVSALSVKDADRLDIELKKMDDDFDKHRHEGGFMDGKKFDKKHD comes from the coding sequence ATGAAAAAAATAGTTTTAGTAGCCGTCTTGATGGCTGGAAGTATGTTTGCCGCTTCACTTGAGAAGAGCACGAACGAGGAGCTTTACGCGATGATGGCAAACGCCGATGCAAAAACGCTAAGCGACATAGCCTTTGAGATAGACAAGCGCGTGGGTGAGCTAAAAGCCCAGATAAAGGACACCAAAAGAGGCTTCAAGTCTGAAATGAGAAAGAAGCTTGAGGCCATGAGCGCGGCTGACAGGTATAAATTTATGCAGGATTTTAGAACCGGCTACAACGAAAAAGTCTCGGCTCTAAGTGTAAAAGATGCCGACAGGCTAGACATAGAGCTCAAGAAAATGGATGATGACTTTGACAAACATCGTCATGAGGGTGGCTTTATGGACGGTAAAAAATTTGACAAAAAGCACGACTGA
- a CDS encoding nitrous oxide-stimulated promoter family protein, producing the protein MTREKFCYEVATVTKFIQIYCTDKHKDEPKHKCTQSLSYNGEANITSVEFELCKECEHMVRYAYARLQACPHIEKPRCHRCPHPCYELDMWKKMAKMMKYSGMKLGLNKIKKLFLRGGD; encoded by the coding sequence ATGACAAGAGAGAAATTTTGCTACGAGGTCGCGACAGTCACGAAATTCATACAAATTTACTGCACCGACAAACACAAAGACGAGCCAAAGCACAAATGCACGCAAAGCCTGAGCTACAACGGCGAAGCAAATATAACGAGCGTGGAATTTGAGCTTTGCAAAGAGTGTGAGCATATGGTCAGATACGCTTACGCCAGACTTCAAGCCTGCCCTCATATAGAAAAACCGCGCTGTCACCGCTGTCCGCATCCTTGCTACGAGCTTGACATGTGGAAAAAGATGGCTAAAATGATGAAATATAGCGGCATGAAGCTAGGGCTTAACAAGATCAAAAAACTATTTTTAAGAGGCGGCGACTAA
- the kdsB gene encoding 3-deoxy-manno-octulosonate cytidylyltransferase has product MIIIPARLASTRFKDKILCDIGGVPMFVATARRVSSCDDVVVAVDDESVFDIAQKHELKAVMTSKDHQSGTDRINEAAQILGLDEREIIINVQADEPFIEPENIAKFKAFCEAKREKAFMFSCYKLVSGEFADDKNLVKVVTDFDGFALYFSRSRIPFDRAKCDEYKAHLGIYGYSALNLREFCSLRTSHLESTEKLEQLRALENGKRIAMLEVSSQSIGIDSEDDYKRALAKFRNDL; this is encoded by the coding sequence ATGATAATCATACCGGCCCGACTGGCCTCGACTAGGTTTAAGGATAAAATTTTATGCGATATCGGTGGGGTGCCGATGTTTGTGGCTACGGCTAGACGCGTTAGTAGCTGCGATGATGTGGTAGTAGCGGTCGATGATGAAAGTGTCTTTGACATCGCACAAAAACACGAACTAAAGGCCGTGATGACGAGCAAAGATCATCAAAGCGGGACAGACCGCATAAACGAAGCGGCGCAAATTTTAGGGCTAGACGAGCGCGAGATCATCATCAACGTCCAAGCCGACGAGCCCTTCATAGAGCCTGAAAATATCGCTAAATTCAAAGCCTTTTGTGAGGCTAAACGCGAAAAAGCCTTTATGTTTTCATGCTACAAACTAGTTAGCGGCGAATTTGCCGATGACAAAAACCTAGTCAAAGTCGTTACTGATTTTGACGGCTTTGCGCTATATTTTTCACGCTCGCGTATACCTTTTGACCGTGCTAAATGCGACGAATACAAAGCTCACCTTGGCATCTACGGATACAGCGCGCTAAATTTACGCGAATTTTGCTCACTTCGCACCTCACATCTTGAAAGTACCGAAAAGCTAGAACAGCTGCGCGCTCTTGAAAACGGCAAGCGCATAGCGATGCTGGAGGTCTCAAGCCAGAGTATTGGCATAGACAGCGAGGATGACTATAAAAGAGCATTGGCGAAATTTCGGAACGATCTGTGA
- the thrC gene encoding threonine synthase translates to MRLTPTRADKNEKVKNVNLSTALLNPSSVHGGLYAPTKLPKISAKAWRDLSALSYEKLALAIISLFKFDIDEASFKKALRRYKNFDRPNTPAEFKRLDKNLYINELYHGPTRAFKDMALQPFGEILSKLAQKRGENYLIMCATSGDTGPATLQTFADAKNIKAICLYPTGGTSEVQRLQMVCMPGENLKVFGIKGNFDDAQRALKTLLASENFKSELAKNRLLLSAANSVNFGRILFQIIYHAYAYARLLKLGKLGKNESFDIIVPSGNFGNALGAYYAKKMGAKIGKIKISSNANNILTELFTTGIYDLRNKTLVKTISPAMDILLSSNIERLLFDKFGSVRTKELMDELNKNKFYKLKAHELAALKEDFEADFCTDKECESYISSWAKKGVAIDPHTATCLKMVDSSRINVITSTAHWVKFTPSMLKACDVKVKGGEKEGLKKMAEILNDTVPEAIDALFDAPILHPEVIAQNQIENKILEWIKK, encoded by the coding sequence ATGAGACTCACACCCACAAGAGCGGACAAAAACGAAAAGGTAAAAAATGTAAATTTAAGTACCGCACTGCTAAATCCAAGCAGCGTCCACGGCGGACTTTACGCACCGACGAAGCTTCCAAAGATAAGCGCTAAAGCATGGCGAGATCTAAGCGCGTTAAGCTACGAAAAGCTGGCACTGGCTATCATCTCGCTCTTTAAATTCGACATCGACGAGGCAAGCTTTAAAAAGGCCTTGAGACGCTATAAAAATTTCGACCGACCAAATACGCCGGCCGAGTTTAAAAGACTTGATAAAAATCTATACATAAACGAGCTTTATCATGGGCCCACACGCGCTTTTAAGGATATGGCGCTTCAGCCTTTCGGTGAAATTTTAAGCAAGCTCGCGCAAAAACGAGGCGAAAACTACCTCATAATGTGCGCCACGAGCGGCGACACCGGTCCGGCGACTCTACAAACCTTCGCAGACGCTAAAAATATAAAAGCCATCTGCTTGTATCCTACGGGCGGCACGAGCGAGGTCCAGCGACTCCAAATGGTCTGCATGCCCGGCGAAAATTTAAAGGTCTTTGGCATAAAAGGTAACTTCGACGACGCTCAGCGCGCATTAAAAACGCTTCTGGCAAGTGAAAATTTTAAAAGCGAACTGGCTAAAAATCGTCTTTTGCTAAGCGCGGCAAACTCCGTAAATTTTGGCAGGATTTTGTTTCAGATCATCTACCACGCATACGCCTACGCACGCCTTTTAAAGCTTGGCAAACTAGGCAAAAACGAGAGCTTTGACATCATCGTGCCAAGCGGGAATTTCGGCAACGCCTTGGGGGCTTATTACGCTAAAAAAATGGGCGCGAAAATAGGCAAGATAAAGATCTCTTCAAACGCCAACAATATCTTGACCGAGCTTTTTACGACGGGCATTTACGATCTAAGGAACAAAACCTTAGTCAAGACCATAAGCCCGGCCATGGATATCTTGTTAAGCTCTAACATCGAGCGCCTACTCTTTGATAAATTTGGCTCCGTGCGCACGAAAGAGCTCATGGACGAGCTTAATAAAAATAAATTTTACAAGCTCAAGGCACACGAACTAGCAGCGCTAAAAGAGGACTTTGAGGCGGACTTTTGCACCGACAAGGAGTGTGAAAGCTACATAAGCTCCTGGGCTAAAAAAGGCGTAGCGATCGACCCGCATACCGCAACATGCCTAAAAATGGTAGACAGCTCCCGTATAAACGTCATAACCTCGACCGCGCACTGGGTGAAATTTACGCCAAGTATGCTAAAAGCCTGCGACGTGAAGGTAAAAGGCGGCGAAAAAGAGGGGCTAAAAAAGATGGCTGAAATTTTAAACGACACAGTGCCTGAGGCGATAGATGCGCTATTTGACGCGCCGATCCTACACCCTGAAGTGATAGCCCAAAACCAGATCGAAAATAAAATTTTAGAATGGATCAAAAAATGA
- the cutA gene encoding divalent-cation tolerance protein CutA — MKILMTSVADKKAAKMLGKKLIKNGLAACVSSTKADSLYVWDDKICDEKERILLIKTDAKFKKIAKFIKANHDYELPEILSFKPKDIYKKYKIWVKNQTKGKK, encoded by the coding sequence ATGAAAATTTTAATGACCTCGGTCGCTGATAAAAAGGCGGCCAAAATGCTAGGCAAAAAGCTCATCAAAAATGGCTTGGCCGCTTGCGTCAGTAGCACAAAAGCAGATAGTCTTTACGTCTGGGACGATAAAATTTGCGACGAGAAAGAGAGAATTCTACTCATCAAGACGGACGCTAAATTTAAAAAAATAGCTAAATTCATAAAAGCAAATCACGACTACGAGCTACCTGAAATTCTATCTTTCAAGCCAAAAGATATCTATAAAAAATACAAAATTTGGGTAAAAAATCAAACAAAAGGCAAAAAATGA
- the argB gene encoding acetylglutamate kinase translates to MQNSLQVAQVIISALPYIQKFRNKIFIVKYGGSAQIDDTLKNDFVRDIALLQLVGCKVVVVHGGGKKINSYLDRLHIKSEFVDGLRVTDKEAMEIVEMVLSGNINKEITALLNKNGARAIGVSGKDANLLKARILNNGKYGFVGEIERVNTYVLNGLLENGLIPVVAPVATDDEANSYNINADLCASKIASALKAERVIFLTDTRGILDKDGNLISKLNEAHITALKEDGTINGGMIPKVDAALECVKNGVANAHILDGRLPHSLLLELFTDDGIGTMIKG, encoded by the coding sequence GTGCAAAATTCACTACAAGTCGCGCAGGTCATCATCTCGGCCCTGCCTTATATTCAAAAATTTCGCAATAAAATTTTCATCGTCAAATACGGCGGCTCCGCACAGATAGATGATACGCTCAAAAACGACTTCGTTCGCGATATAGCGCTGCTTCAGCTTGTAGGTTGCAAAGTCGTGGTCGTGCATGGCGGCGGTAAAAAGATAAATTCCTACCTTGATCGTTTGCATATAAAAAGTGAGTTCGTAGACGGGCTTCGCGTGACCGACAAAGAGGCTATGGAGATCGTCGAAATGGTACTTAGCGGCAATATCAACAAAGAGATCACCGCGCTTTTGAACAAAAACGGCGCAAGAGCGATCGGCGTGAGCGGCAAAGATGCGAATTTACTCAAGGCAAGAATTTTAAATAACGGCAAATACGGCTTTGTGGGCGAGATAGAGCGCGTAAATACCTACGTCTTAAACGGCCTGCTCGAAAACGGCCTGATCCCGGTCGTCGCTCCTGTCGCCACTGACGACGAGGCCAACAGCTACAACATAAACGCCGATTTGTGCGCGAGCAAGATAGCAAGCGCGCTAAAGGCCGAACGCGTGATATTTCTCACCGACACACGCGGGATACTGGATAAAGACGGAAATTTGATCAGCAAACTAAACGAGGCACATATAACCGCACTAAAAGAGGACGGCACGATAAACGGCGGCATGATACCAAAGGTCGATGCGGCACTTGAATGCGTCAAAAACGGCGTCGCAAATGCACACATACTTGACGGCAGGCTGCCTCATTCGCTGCTACTAGAGCTCTTTACCGATGACGGCATAGGGACGATGATAAAAGGATGA
- a CDS encoding tetraacyldisaccharide 4'-kinase, with the protein MPKSSFEQILHAWANGYFYRPSLPQKLLAYALLPLSLVYTAIIWIKKILSRKKDFGIKILSVGNLSLGGSGKTPLCIAIANEFKGAFIVLRGYKRASKGMLVVCKNGEILADTRTSGDEAMEYAISVKDANVIVSENRDEAIEFAKNAGARYVLMDDGFGKFHIKKFDILLRPTPKPTLNFTIPSGAYRYPVSFYKFADFIAEPDQTHFRKSRIENPTPKMVLVTGIANPARLEPFFKDTLAQVFYPDHYSFCKDELTQILKEHEASSLLMTRKDYVKVRDFGLPISLITLETTLSQEFKTLIQSKI; encoded by the coding sequence GTGCCTAAAAGCAGCTTCGAGCAAATTTTACACGCTTGGGCGAACGGATATTTTTATCGCCCAAGCCTCCCTCAAAAGCTGCTGGCCTACGCACTTTTACCGCTTAGTCTCGTTTATACCGCCATCATTTGGATCAAAAAAATTTTAAGCCGCAAAAAAGACTTTGGCATCAAAATTTTAAGCGTGGGGAATTTAAGCCTTGGTGGAAGCGGCAAAACTCCGCTTTGCATCGCCATTGCAAATGAATTTAAAGGTGCATTCATCGTGCTAAGAGGCTACAAAAGAGCCTCTAAGGGCATGCTGGTAGTCTGCAAAAACGGTGAAATTTTAGCAGACACACGCACGAGCGGCGATGAGGCCATGGAATACGCCATAAGCGTCAAAGATGCAAACGTCATCGTCAGCGAAAACCGCGATGAGGCGATAGAATTTGCCAAAAACGCCGGCGCCAGATATGTCCTGATGGACGATGGCTTTGGTAAATTTCATATCAAAAAATTTGACATCTTGTTGCGCCCTACTCCAAAGCCCACGCTAAATTTCACTATCCCTAGCGGCGCTTACCGCTATCCGGTAAGCTTTTATAAATTTGCAGACTTTATCGCCGAACCGGACCAGACGCACTTTAGAAAGAGCAGGATCGAAAATCCCACACCAAAAATGGTGCTAGTGACCGGCATAGCCAACCCGGCGCGCTTAGAGCCGTTTTTTAAAGATACGCTAGCGCAGGTATTTTACCCCGATCATTACAGCTTTTGCAAGGACGAGCTCACTCAAATTTTAAAAGAGCATGAGGCAAGCTCGCTTTTGATGACGCGAAAGGACTACGTAAAGGTGCGAGACTTTGGCCTGCCGATCTCGCTCATTACGTTAGAAACGACGCTTAGTCAAGAGTTTAAAACGCTGATACAATCTAAAATTTAA
- a CDS encoding DegT/DnrJ/EryC1/StrS family aminotransferase — MKEISFYKPTVTERESELIKEVLYGQDPNSIIDKFEEALKKYFDAKHVITTNNSAAAHHLALSAMHIKRGDKIICSVNAFPSVAQAIRHFDAEPIFVDINEDDFNINPDALEKILKEQNHKKLKCAFVTHIAGQSAQMDEIKEIGERYDVQILDDANRAIGFTYNGKKVGSKDSFLSCFQTNSQVQNPISTAGFFTTNDDEIAKNARLLRNYALVNGIDKYGNLSYIYDVVDIGLKYDINALNAAFSLAQLEKNDGFIKRQREIAAIYDKELAGYPQIATPVKKRDHIYSQYIIKVNKNRDGFARELLERGIHTSLHYIPIHLLSYYKNKYALKVNDFPTALKVYQQVLSLPIYDGLKDEDVYYICDTIKEILKNRA, encoded by the coding sequence ATGAAAGAAATTTCATTTTACAAACCAACAGTCACAGAGCGCGAAAGTGAGCTTATCAAAGAGGTCCTATACGGACAAGATCCAAACAGCATAATAGACAAATTTGAAGAGGCTCTGAAGAAGTATTTTGACGCAAAACATGTTATCACGACAAACAACAGCGCGGCGGCGCACCATCTGGCGCTTAGCGCCATGCACATCAAGCGTGGCGATAAGATAATCTGCTCGGTAAATGCCTTTCCTAGCGTGGCTCAGGCGATCCGCCATTTTGATGCGGAGCCGATATTCGTGGATATAAATGAGGATGATTTTAATATCAACCCCGATGCACTCGAGAAAATTTTAAAAGAGCAAAACCACAAAAAGCTAAAATGCGCCTTCGTCACTCATATAGCCGGTCAAAGTGCGCAAATGGACGAGATAAAGGAGATAGGCGAACGCTATGATGTTCAAATTTTAGACGATGCAAACAGGGCTATAGGATTTACTTACAATGGCAAGAAAGTAGGCAGTAAAGACTCGTTTTTATCGTGCTTTCAGACAAATTCTCAAGTGCAAAATCCAATCTCCACAGCCGGATTTTTCACGACAAATGACGACGAGATCGCCAAAAATGCTAGGCTGCTTCGCAACTACGCGCTGGTAAATGGCATCGATAAATACGGCAACCTAAGCTACATCTACGACGTCGTGGATATCGGACTAAAATACGATATAAACGCGCTGAATGCAGCATTTTCACTAGCCCAGCTAGAAAAAAACGACGGCTTCATAAAACGCCAGCGAGAGATAGCTGCGATCTACGATAAGGAGCTAGCAGGCTATCCGCAGATCGCCACGCCTGTAAAAAAACGCGATCACATCTACTCTCAATACATCATAAAAGTAAATAAAAATCGTGACGGCTTTGCAAGAGAGCTACTAGAACGCGGCATACACACGTCTTTACATTATATCCCGATACACCTGCTAAGCTATTATAAAAATAAATATGCGCTTAAAGTAAATGACTTCCCAACTGCGCTAAAGGTCTATCAGCAGGTGCTTTCGCTGCCTATCTACGACGGGCTGAAAGACGAGGACGTTTACTATATCTGCGACACGATAAAAGAGATACTGAAAAATCGTGCCTAA